DNA sequence from the Malus domestica chromosome 06, GDT2T_hap1 genome:
TGGATTCAGGACGGGGTGATCGGTAAGGATGTGTTGCTCAAGTCGTCCACCTTCGAGGAATGGTGGAGCAAACTCCCCGCTGACCTAAAAACAGAAACCATTTCGCAACTTGTGAATGGTTTAGGAAATGTACAAGCGTAGCAGCATGGTGGTGcgcgaatttggttccaacaagtAGGAACCGAGAATAAGTTGTAGAGTCGTCTTTCATTGTGTATGTCAAAATCTACGCCAGCTCCTGTAACCCTTAAAGAATAACAGCAAAACCTGGATTTTTCGTGGATTCGTTCGTTTTCAAGATCAATCGCGAAATATAGAACTTGACACAATCCGTTCCGACGTACTCGAGATCAAACTAAAAGATTTACACAGAACGGCGCAACAGGATTCAATCTTATCATACACCCTACACCGGCACGTTAAATTTGCTCGAGTGTGCTACAAATCACTTCCAGATAATACATTAAATGTTCCGAACGAATAACATGTCCAAGACAACCAGAAGGGTCACAAAATAACATTAGTTTGCTGGACTGTCGGGAGCTTTTATAAATGGCTTCCCTACTGTACATGCACAAGAGAGATCAGTATAGTTCGCTACAACGCGTTTTCAACACATGGAGGGAGTGCACGAAAGAACATCAACATTACTAATCAAGGTCATAGTCGAAGAGAAGAAACACATAAAGGAAATCCTACTAATCACCATAAGAAATACGAATTCTAAAACGTAACAGTAAGTATCAAGCCATGAATAGTTTCGTTACGCGCAGAAGGCAGAATGATGTATACAAAGTTACAAACCATTCCATATATGAAGAAATGCAAGTGAAACAGTTGAGTTTAATTTCCTTGCTAAGGCTGCTTGAGAAACAACACAGAATCCATGCATACAGTCAAAGTTAAACAGTGATAGGAACACGAAAAGCCAAGAAAAGCACAAGGACATCCAAGTGACCGGAGTCATTATCTCCGGGTTCCTGAGGGATAAAAAGATACCCTCTgtattttttttgtcgaaagagATAAGGATAACTAGTACTAAATCAAATGCAACATAAGTCTAATACCTTCATGCCTTAAACATTTGACTAATCCATAAATAGAAGTTGAAAAGGTGCATAGCCCTCGACAGAGGGGTTAACACCCTCGACGATGGTACCAACACCGTCCTGAGCAAGGAAAGCTCCTAGGTTCCCTCTTGAAATTGTACCCTATTCTCTCACATGAAACAAGTTACCAGCACAAAATAATTGTAGATTAGGGTTTGCTAATATCCATGTTAACCTTAAAAGACTGATGCCCATGTACAGAAATCTTACCCAGACGAAGCTCCACATGAAAATTCTACACACCATAACCTTAGAAGACTAAGATCCCCTACATTAGCAGTATAAACAGTTAAGTGTGTAACATTGTTCTCAGAagttaaacaaaaatattaatgGACCACAAACAAGATCCGAAATTTCTAGATTACCATGACTTAACAGCTGAGATTAATGAAAGAGACCTCGCGTTTGAATCCAAATCCAGCCATAGAGATGTACAATTATGAAGAAACTATAGAGTTTAAACCATTAGGAACAACTCATCCGGGATACGGATGCCGTCTACACCATTAATTAGAAAtgaaaataaaccaaaactaaaataCGACAATCAAATACTACATAAATTAggaaaaattaaactaaaagtaGCAGCATACCAGAGAATAATTGATTCATGTATTGAATTTCTATACCACCTTATATATTCACATAAGAACACTGAGTCACCGAGCTCTCTAAATCAGCAAATGCACCATACAGATAAGAACCAACTCAAAATAGAAGCAGGTCAATTCCGGGCGCTCAAAACCCTATATACCCACATCTAACTAGCGAAATCAAATTCTAACACTGTAAAACACACAAAACCGAGGACATGAAAAACCAGAGACCAGCATACATAACTCACGAAAAGCAGAAGCTCTCCTTAAGACCTTGTGATCATGCTACAAGAACGAGGCAGCTGAAATGTGAGACTTCCTCCATGCACACTTGTCTCTGCCTCAACAGGCTCATGCTCGTATGGCTTCCTGCAGCCGGGACAGCGGCCATCCTCCTCCAGAATCCTATTGTGGCAGAAAAGGCAGAGCCGGAATCCGCACAAGCAAGGCAAAAAGCTCGTGTCCGTGAAATCCAAATCTTCATAGCATATAGGACACGAGGATGGCACGGCAACACCATTATAGGCCCAAGGAACACCACCACAACTGTAATTTTTCCGGTTTGAATTCGGCAAGCTAAGCTGCTTAGCCAAATTGGGCAGACTCTGAGGCCGAAAAGCATCGTCAGGCCTCCAAGCATGGCCATTCCCCCAAGCTTTAGGGATAGCTCTGCCGCACTGAGGGTTCAAATTCTCAACCCCATCAGACCCAATAGTCGTTTCCTGAGGAGAAACCATTTGAGCAATTGGATCATGCTCTGGGGGCGATTCTGGACATGGGATTTTCGGCTTCTCATCCGCAGCTAAGGCGTCAGCCACCGCTTCCCAATCGTCCAAGCAACCATCGTCACCACCACCTTCCTCATCCTCTGTGATATTACCAGAGCAACAGCCACCGCTGCTACTACTGCTGCTAGTAAATGTAGTCTCGGAATAGTTGCTGCCCAAGACACTACTTGTCAAACTGGTCGGACTGTTCGACTCCAAATCGCTGtcatggtgatggtgatggtggatCGATCCGTCAATCTGTCCACCTCTGGGCCTCATCCCCAGATTACCAAATGAACGGTTGTGATTCCGCTCTTTTCCCGCTTTAACGACGCCGTTCAGTTCCTCCTTGCAATCCTTGTTCTTCACAGCGCCTAAATCGCACCAAATCCAATCAATCAAATGCCAAAAACAATAAATTTTTACAGAAAACCCCACAAACCTCCGAAATTTAACGACATATTCAATCGCAAAGCAAATTAAATGTATAGATTATAAGATCGCATGCACACCTTGAGAAAGCCATTGCTCCCGACGAACATCGAGCTTGCACTGCTTCAATTTGGCAGACCTGGCCTGAAAAATCCCCAAATAAATCAACCAAATCGTCAAAAATCAATCAAGAAACAAACTTTCGCACCTAGAATCtcaagaaaactaaaaaaagagggaattaaaatttgaaatctcaccctcttcttcttccccaaatCCCTGCCGCCGCTGTTCGGGGCTGCATGGACGGAGGCGCTGGTAATTGCATCGGAAAGCATTGTTCCTTTCTCAACGGACGGATTCAAAATTCCAAAGATTCacagaaaaaccctaaaatttggtaaaaatcttcgagagattgagagagggagagaacaaGATGGATAACGGAAAATCGTAAACTTCTCTGCTCCGCTCGACCCTTTGTGCTTCTAGAAACGTCTGGGTGAGTTACATTTATATAGCTGTTTATTCACGTAAATGCCCCTgcattttatataattttcgGGCTTGTCCCGTTGAGGTTCACAGaattttgattcttttttaGGGGATTATTTATGTACGGAAAGGGTTATTTTGTAAAGTGCTTTTAACGAAAAAAAGTGCATGATTCCGGTTCACGGAGACTTTAAATCCGATACGCCGTCGTTTCAGGTTTTGATTCTCTAGGACTTTTTATCTtctgaataattaaaaaaaatggtaagTTACATAGCACataggtctattacaaccttatacaacaactttaaaacatttcactttcatacatctagtacaattttatttcaaaataacacctccgttagattttccatccattgatccgttaagcgcTGACGTGACTGTCACATTTGTGACACATGGCTGCCATccatatgccacgtggcaaaaaaaattaatttaatttttttaaaacctgaatagtctccgaaaaaaaaaaaacttaaaacccAGAACCATCTCCCCCCCCCCGCGCACTCACTTCCCTCTCCTGcaccccacccacccaccctccctccctccctccctccctccctccctcctctcTCCACccaccctccctctctctctacaagGTGGCTGCATAGGCAGCCATGCGCTGCACTCTCCGACCACTCTCATGTTTCCACGCGTCTCCTTCAAGGTTCGCAGATTTTGGCAGATTTTCTTTTCAACTTTCATAGCTCATTCCGAGCttgattctcaaccaaatttgatgaTTCAAAAGTCGAtttgaagttaggaatgtagGGGACAAGACCATACCAGTTTCAAGGGCCATACACCatcggagatggccggaaaaatCCTTTGAAAGTGGCCCAACGACCAAGGTTCTAAACTTCCAAAATTTCTGGGGAATCTCCCTCGAGGCATATCTGCACCTAAACACTACCAAACATATATTCAGGGTTTTGAACAGCAGCAGATCATTGCTAAGGTCCAATGGAAGGAAGAACAACACTTACCCAGATCGAAAAGCcaagaaatctcaccggaggGCTGCTATGTTTATGTGTCTTTCTGTGCAGTGGAAAGATGGTAAAGTAGAGGAAGGATATAAGAGGGAGAGATGATAGGACATGGTGGTGTGATTTCGAGGGTTTGGAGGGCGTGGATGTTGTTTTGGTGGTGAAGGCAAGGGGGACGGATAGAGGGTGGAGGAATTAGGGTGCATAtgtggttttggtggtgaaggGAGGGGGGACGAGGGGATGTGAGGAGGAGGGCGCCATTTTTATGGGTGTGAATTCTTCTGGGCGTCGGCTGTGGAGAGGGAAGGGAGGGTGGGTATGGTGCAGGAGAGGGAGGTGAGTCGGGGGGGGGTATGGGTTctaggtttctgggtttttaagttttttttttttttttttttttttttttttttttgagaatgtttaggttttaaaaaaaaattaaaaaatattgttttttgccacatggcacatgggtggcagccacgtggcacaaatgtggcagccacatcagcatttaccggatcaatagatggaaaatgtaacggaggtactatattgaaataaaatagtactatgaaagtgaaatgttttaaaggtGTTGTATAGGGTTGTAATAGacttcaaacctgaggggctactatgtaatttacccttacaAAAATATTGGTGCACGAACGTAAAAATAAATTCCATATGAGATACTCTAAATTACACATTAACATCTATAAccttcttaatttatttttaaaaattaaaaaaaattaaattaaattaacatcGGTTGGCTCGAGTTGGAGTTGGAAGTGATCAACAATTCTTGTGGTTTGAAGACCCCCTGATTTACTTAGGGACATTTTGATTgatgaaagtttgtaatttctttggttttcatttgTATTATCATGTGAGGATAGTCTTCTCATGTTGTGCGGGATGCTCTTTCTCCTTCGACCTAGTTGAAAGGTCCGGCAAGGTTTTATCGAGGCTCATAAAGCACATTATCCTCAGTTTGTACGTTTTCTATTCCGTTGCAATGAATATTAATTTAGAATTTTGTGTTAACTAATTTACTTTGGGTCCAAGTATACTTGGTGCCCAAGGTTTACAAACTCTATCTATAATATTATTTGTAATATGTTTAAGCTGTATAATTAAATTGATTAGAATTTTGTCTATTATTCTTATTTTTCATCATTCAGGTTGAATCCTTATTATACGAATCCTAAAAAAATGCTGATTTCACTTAGTGAGATAAGCCCTAGttgttattgttattgttgTATTCTTATTTTAACGACAATATCCATAGGAGAATCAATGTGATTAAGAAAGCGTGTTCGATAGCTATCTTTGCACAATTTGACCGCATCTTTGAAATTCATTGTATCGAGTATTTCATATCCCGGCAAATTTGTAATAAATAGTAATTTTACACTCGTTTTCTCATTTTGCACTTTTTTCTTGTTTAAGTTGTATTTCCATGGTAAGACTTACGGTTTGCTTAATGGGCTGCAATGCAAGTAATAATTTTAcgcttgttttttctttctacacTTTCTTCTCGTTTTGGACGCATTTTCATGATTGCTCAAAGTTCAGCATGaaaaaggttttaaaaaaaaaaaaattttgcatGACAATTAACATGAATGCACGTCGTTGTTTAGGGTTTATAGAAGTTCAAGATGGTGACGTGAATTCAAATACCTAATGAAACTCAACTCCTTACAAATTTCTACTTTCTTCTGACTATTTGAATTGGATTAGGACAGAAGTAGAATTAACATAAAGACAATtgtcaaatatatatttatattactaCCACTCTTATCTTCCATCATAAAATGCATGCATTAATTGCTTatttaattcaaaattttaacttGTTAGggtataaataaatattatgtggTTGGTGTGGTATCTACGTGTTTCATACTATAAGTTTATTTATTGTTCATACGATGACAGCCAATATAATAAGTTCATATTTATTTGATGACCGCTTTTTAACCAATATGGTTGTTTGAGATTGACATAGATTCTCAATTTAGTTCTTCACAATGAAAATCGATATAAGTGGTTTCTGAGTTTGTTTATCatgaattattttggtcatttcatgaaaaaaacTATCAATATATTTGTTAAATTGTCACATGAATGATCAGGTGACCACCTttttaagggtttttttttttttttaccaaatcaACTATTCCACTTAACAAGaatatttacatatttttcatgaaatgaccaaaatgatttacggTGGACAAATTGAaggaccacttctatcgattttcattGTCAGGGACTAAAGTAAAGAATTATACCAATTTTAGAGACAGTTTTGACTAAAAAGTCATTTGATGACACATAGTGTGACAATAAACTTATGTTGGTTTAGTTATATTATTGGGAAATATTTAATTTGATCGTTGCTATCAATTGTTGATCAAGATTCATCAAGATATGCTTCTTCAGACTCATTGACATATCTACATAAAAAGTCGATGatattcttatttctttgatgTTCTTAATCAACTAGGTTGCCATGAGGGCAAGATGCTAGACAAAATGCTTCGTAAATGGTTCAGGAAATGTACAAGCGTAGCAGCACGGTGGTGCGCGAATTTAGTTCCAACAAGTAGGAACTGAGAATAAGATGTAGAGTCGTCTTCATTGTGTATGTCAAAATGTTTGCCAGTTCCTGTAACCCTTACAGAGTAACAGCAAAACCTGGATTTTTCGTGGATTTGTTCGTTTTCAAGATCAATCGCGAAATATAGAACTTGACACACCCCGTTCCGACGTACTCGAGATCAAACTAAAAAGATTTACACAGAACGGCACAACAGGATTCAATCTTATCATACATCCTACACCGGCACGTTAAATTTGCTTGAGTGTGCTACAAATCACTTCCAGATAATACATTAAATGTTCCGAACGAATAACATGTCTAAGACAACCAGAAGGGTCACAAAATAACATTAGTTTGCTGGACTGTCGGGAGCTTTTATAAATGGCTTCCCTACTGTACGTGCACAAGAGAGATCAGTATAGTTCGCTACGACGCGTTTTCAACACATGGAGGGAGTGCACAAAAGAACATCAACATTACTAATCAAGGTCATGGTCGAAGAGAAGAAACACATAACGCAAATCCTACTAATCATCATAAGAATTACGAATTCTAAAACGTAACAGTAAGTATCAAGCCATGAATACTTAATGTCtgattatttaattgtttatttgttacttaatgTCGCTTTTTAGTGCTATCATGTCAGATTTtcatgtcgcttaaaagcgacgtAAGGGAcgatgtcgcttttaagcgacgctgttttttatttttaatttatattactTTACTTCTTGGTGGCGGATTAAGAGGAATAAGCGACGTCATTACCCTTTTGTGACGGTAGTATTGGTGTCCGTAACTCTATCCGACATTGTGTGATTTAATGTCGATTTTTTACCAAATATCCGACATTAACTAGTGTTTCTTGTCGGTTTTAAAACGCCAGTGATAtccccttttgtagtagtggcCATGAATAGTTTGTAATTTCAGATGatattcttatttctttgatgTTCTTAATCAACTAGGTTGCCATGAGGGCAAGATGCTAGACAAAATGCTTCGTAAAACTGGAACTAACCACATGTTGTACGTGCACATTTCATGCATCAAACCAATTATACAGAAGATCAACATTTCATTAAAATATATGTACACATATCTTTGATGCATGTATATTTGGATATGATTTGACGATCTAATGAGATGACGTCTAAACTCTTAAAGCTATATTTAAGTGATGATTAAGAAGATGATTAGTCAAAATTATAGTACTAAACCAaccttaaaagttaaaacccaTCACCATATATATTGACGTCACACCATGTGGAATTCCACCCCTATCAATCATATATGTAGTGAAGATGTCGAACACGATATATAATATTGACGTCGATCAAAATATTTAAGATTCCAAAAAATACGTTgcctaaaaaaatatttataaatatgCATAAATATCGAGGGAAAAAATGAAGGAATCGGCTTTTTGCTTTGAGATAGTCTTTGACTAGCAGGCAGGCATATAGCCATATTGTTTTTTCCAATTCAAGAAATCGAGCTGTTGGTAGCTGCGGCATAATCGTGTGTTAATTAATATGCATTGCAACGTGAACAAAATTTCAGagcaaatttaaaatttgtatatgaCCTCCCATCGTGTTTAGAATTCGTTCCTTAACTTAATAAAACATGTAGCATTGATCTTTGCTGTCAACTTTCATAAAATAACTGTTAGTTTGATGATGTGTCATCCATGTAGGTCCCACATAACCAAAATCTTTCACCATCCAAACGATAGaatagtgatattcttcttcacttgtaagtgataaGTTTTAGTTCGATTCTCACTACGACGAATTGAAACTGAATTATTGTGGTTAGTTTACTGTAAGGCTTAACACACTTTTcactcaataatacaaataatatcgtatgtgtaaaaaaaaaaacaaaaaaaaaagacctttTGGAATTCAATCAATAACAAAGTTACAAAAAATGGCCTAAATTCATTGCTCTACTCCaattggacaaaaaaaaaaggctctgctccaaaagaaaaaaattatatgctTAATCTTCATGGAGATGCAGGTCCTGCAGGGCATGCCAGTGCTTATTGGCTCTAATGGTCATGTACCAGGCCACTTATTTTCAGCTCCATCAACTAAAACAAGTTTAGGTTCCATTCTAATACATGCAAGATGTTCATTCAGTTTTTAATGTAGAATCACATTCTCAATGCACGCTAACAAGGTGCATCATTATCTTAACGCATAAGCAACATATATTGAGTGACGTGAGAACACATAGGTTATTGAGCTCAACACGTGAACTTAAATGTTTCACTTTAAAACATATTGGCACTAGGAGAGCGGCTAAACTCCTTACAAGCACATGCAGTGCAACGTCTTTCAACATCAACACGATGACTATGAATAAAGAGTGTaagtcaatgcaaacattacaaTTTGTAATTCAATACCTGAATAAATAGAAATTAAATTGATCATTGGGAAATTTAAACCAGTAAACAATCGTTGTTCATAAGTAAACCATCCAATACAAATCCAGTCATTTGTGGTAGATTTTGGCTTCATTGTTGGACATTTCTTTCAGTCTATAGCTTTCGACTGAAATCTTGTGGTAGGAAGCTGTAAAACTCGTCGAGAAGATCACGATCCTGAAGAAGAAGGGTCACCTGCAACAATATTCAGCAACAGTTTCAATAATATGTTGTTTTTTTTCAGTCAATTTATGActtacgtgtgtgtgtgtgtgtatacggGTTGCTTGTTATGTCGTATGAATAAGAACCTCGTTTAGCAAAAGGTTTGTAACTTAAGTAATTAAGAGTGACTCACATAATTAAGAGTGATTGTGAACATATATTCATAGATGTGTGTTCAAAATCTCCATTTCTAATATATGtacaaaaataataacaataatactaACCTCGTCCACTACTTTGGACATGTCTATCTTCTTGGCCCGAAACTCATTCAGAATATGCAAGAACAACTCGTATTTTTGCTCATCTCGTTTCTGCAAAAGGAAATACGTAGAAaaacaaatggaaaaaaaaaattaaaaccataTATAGTTCgtgtcaaaataaaaaataaataaaaaacaacactTGCAAATTTGTTGCTCTGAAACGTTGTACCTTGACATTATTTACTAAATTTAACGCGTCTTCAAAGTTGGCCTCATAAAGCCAAACGGGTCTTGCAAccatcttctatttttttttttctttttcagcaAGAAGCTGTCCAAAACTAAAATGCTCATAAAAACCAACAAATTAGGGTTTACGCAAGGAAAAAAACTTGCTCAAAAAAATATCGAGAAATTACTCGGAGGGTCATATGTAAAAGTTTACaagcatttttttatatatatttaaaaaaaaaaaagaaa
Encoded proteins:
- the LOC103437765 gene encoding uncharacterized protein, translated to MLSDAITSASVHAAPNSGGRDLGKKKRARSAKLKQCKLDVRREQWLSQGAVKNKDCKEELNGVVKAGKERNHNRSFGNLGMRPRGGQIDGSIHHHHHHDSDLESNSPTSLTSSVLGSNYSETTFTSSSSSSGGCCSGNITEDEEGGGDDGCLDDWEAVADALAADEKPKIPCPESPPEHDPIAQMVSPQETTIGSDGVENLNPQCGRAIPKAWGNGHAWRPDDAFRPQSLPNLAKQLSLPNSNRKNYSCGGVPWAYNGVAVPSSCPICYEDLDFTDTSFLPCLCGFRLCLFCHNRILEEDGRCPGCRKPYEHEPVEAETSVHGGSLTFQLPRSCSMITRS